The genomic window GATACATCCTATTGTCTGAAGTTGTTCAGGTTGCTGGGGAGTGATGGCTGTAGATAAGAACTTGTCTCATGGAAGGCAAACCAGACTTTCCTGTCAAAGCCTAGCTCTGATGAATCCCATTTCTACTCTTTaggaacaatattttaaaaagaagacaatgcTATCTCATTAATACTAAGTAGTCTCTTCTGTACTATGAGTTTCCATGTTTGAATGTAGATAATGATTGCCACAACCCACATATTTCCATTGAAGGAATTTCAGAATGCTATCAGTAATTGTTTAATCTCTTGTTCCTCTATTTGCCTTACCTGTGTTTAACTATTAATATCTTCTTTCATCCTTGTGTGACATACCATCATGAGGTGTGGTGgtatgtaatataaatatgtcAGTCTGAAATTTGCCTCCCACACCTCCCTGTGTTGGGAAGAAGACAGAATGTACTCTTCAATTAAAGAACCAGGTAAGTAACATAAATGAAAAGAGgatgcttttttctcttcttgtaaAAGCTCATTTGCATGTCAACAAATGAAAGAAGGTCTGGTGACTAGTAAGAGGACATTCCTCACCTTGCTTAGCTCCCCCATTCACCACTTTGTGTTGAAAACTCATTATAATTTATTAACGCTTTCATCGGATCTGAAAGGTAAGGGGCTAATGCCTAACTATCTTAATCACATTGAAAGTTGTGttataatgtaattaaaatggaGCCTGAAATAGTGCCTTCTGAAGGGGCACCATTATGTCCTTGGGAAAGTAGTCAGGTAAATATAACATTCACCCACTTAAAATAATGAATATATTGAAGAAAAATCCACTAATTATCAATAACCCCATAGCCTGACACTTAAAAATAATCACAATAGGCCAGAAGCGCAGGGAAGGGGAGTCGCTGCGGTTTTCTGCTTCAACAGTCCTTGAACGGAACCCGCTCTAGATTCCCGGCCGGAGCCGCCCTTAGCCACCTGTCCACCTTCACCTCCACTAACCAACACTTCGTCCGTCCTCCCGTTCGCGCAGCAGCCGCCCCCGGCCCCCGCTGCCCCAACCCAGCTTCCACCGCCGCCATGACCACCTCGTCCCCTTCTCAGGTGCGGCAGAACTACCACCAGGACTCGGAGGCCTCTATCAACCGCCAGATCAACCTGGAGCTCTATGCCTCCTACATCTACCTGTCCATGTCTTACTACTTTGACCGAGATGACGTAGCGCTGAAGAACTTCGCCAAGTACTTCCTCCACCAGTCCCACGAGGAGAGGGAGCACGCTGAGAAGCTGATGAAGCTCCAGAACCAGTGCGGCAGCCGCATATTCCTGCAGGACGTCAAGAAACCCGACCGAGATGACTGGGAGAGTGGGCTGAATGCAATGGAGTGCGCTCTGCACCTGGAAAAAAACGTCAGTCAGTGGTTACTGGAACTGCACAAGCTGGCAACTGACAAGAATGACCCCCATTTATGTGATTTCATCGAAACCCAATACCTAGACGAACAGGTAAAGTCCATCAAACAACTGGGTGATCACGTAACCAACCTGCGCAAAATGGGGGCCCCCGATTCTGGCATGGCGGAATATCTTTTTGACAAGCACACCCTTGGAGACAGTGACAACGAGAGCTAAGCCACACCTGGCTTCCCCCACACCTGGGAACTGTGGGTGTGACTCCTACTGTCTTTCAGTGCATGCATATTTTGGGTATCTGACCTTTTCATAATCTGTACCAAAAAACTACCACCATTTACATCCCAATAAAGTGACTTGgtactgatgaaaaaaaaaataatcacaataaCTCCATCTATGATTATATTATCAGTCAATATCTAGCATTAATTAAAAACCTACCAaagtgccagacattgtgctaagtggcAAGTATGCAATGTATGCAAGTATACAGATGGAATGAGTGGATCAATCTCCCTGCCACAGTTTTGTTCAGGGCATGCTGCTATTATCCatattttgtggatgagaaaactgagaccaagggagatgaagtgatttgttcagattTGCATAGTGAGCTCACCCAGGATCTGAACACAGATCTTTCTGACGCCAAATACAgtatgtaccacctagctgcttaaatAAATACAGCTATAACAAATACTTTAAATAAATGACTGAATTGGATGTTTCTCTACAAgcatattatactcattttataggaTTTTAAAACTTGCATGTCTCTAATAAAAATCCTCACCAATTATACTATTTCAGAATTACACCTTAGTTATGTTTAATGTTAGGTAAGTGATGTGGACTTCAAAATGTGGATTAGACTCATATATTCTTGAATCttcaaatcacttaatatttttaaatcaaatatcttctttaaaaagtttacttaacaagatggtggagtgaaagcaatgactcacctaagctcctggaaaaactcctctggatatctctggggggagagtctgaccagactttggaggtgtaaaatccagtgggtgacggactttgacggattcggagcccaggctggaccagagggtccacgggagggatctggtccgcgggggtaagaccccggcgcacagcgcagtgcggtcggggcggcagggcggaggggaccagaggagcccgagagtggcgggcgagaccagtggagcaggagataagccaggccgagccagtgagagccgctgagtgccagacatcaccgcagcagcccttgaaatattcagcctgaagacggacttcggtgggtcactacttgaacttccaggaactaggatggcagagtgatcagtaagtgctctctgctcccccctgatgaccgtgagggaaccataaaattcttccccagattaatcctggatcagcgggaacagcagaagggggcgggtggtctcataacaccagaggctggaaaaggggcaaagggggattcttcctactgtggtggaggcgatctggagggacagacgacccagggcagagaaaattcgcactgagacccaggcaagcctcagagccaggagacgagccccaggaggggcgggaacacgcgttagcttctaggcgtgccccagccctccaggggaaaagggaagacaatagggaagctgggattaccatcccctgaccttgcctttgcctcaggtcagctgaggagatctcctgagaccagaccacacctcccacacacctaacaagctaactccagggttgatcggggaaacaaaaaacaaaagcctgcttttagcccagacacacatcagctcaacttaaagatctgtaccttctgactgaaagaaccaaaagctacaacactcagccaacatcatgaatcggaaaaagcagacgaaaagtgaaaaaaccatagaatctttctatggggataaggaccaaaacacaaacaccaaagaggttagggctgagactgtacttccatctgaaacctcagatgggactatgaatttctcgcaagcacaactagattacctggaacgtatgaagaaggatataaaagaaaaactggccaatgattttaaaactataaaaaaagaattcattgatgagaacatcaccctgaaaaagaaaattgaagaaatggaaaaggaagttcaaaaattaactggagagaataattccctaaaaggaagagctaatcaaatggaaaaggaaacccaaaacctaattgggaaaattgatcagatggaaaaggaaacccaaaacctaactgggaaaattggtcgattggaaaaagaagtacaaaaattaaatggagaaaatagctccctaaagggaaaaattggtcagatggaaaaggagatggaaaagctaactgaagaaaacactatgatgaagattagaattgggcaagtagaaacgaatgactcaatgaggcaacaagaatcagtcaaacaaaatctaaagaatgtaaagatagaagaaaatgtaaaatatttaattggaaaaacaactgacctggaaaatagatccaggagagaaaatctaagaattattggcctgccagaaacccatgatgaagaaaagagtctggacaatatcttccaggaaatcatcaaggaaaactgcccagaagtactagactcagagggcaaaatagtcatcgaaagaatccaccgttcccctcccgaaagggatcccaaactcaaaaccccaagaaatatagttgccaaattccagagctatcaagtgaaggagaaaatactacaagcagccagaaagaaacaattcaaatatcaaggacacacagtcaggatcacacaggaccttgcagcttctacattaaaagatcgaaagaattggaacccaatattccgtaaggcaaaggagttgggacttcaaccaaggatcaactacccagcaaagttcagcataacatttcaggcaaggagaaagtcattcaacgaaataagggatttccagagcttcctgaccaaaacaccagaactcaatagacaatttgatcttcaaatgcaggtctccagagaatcataaaaaggtaaacagaggggaaaaaacaaaaacaaaaacttgctactcaattagggcaaattgtttacctccctataagggaagatgatacctgttaatcttgagaactgtgcagctattatgataaaagggatatatgtagagggaacgggcataaagtaaatgatgtcatgtcaaaaatatgatttaagtatgagaagggaatgtaataggaggtgtggaaagggggaagcagaaaatggcaaattatatcacaggaagaagtacaaaactatagtagagggaaggaggggagggagatgagcattgtttgagaggtactctcatctgatttgttcaaaggagggaacaataatcttaagtagataagcctaactagctctataggtagtaggaggggaagggggaagaaaggggagggtggctaaaagggaggaaagaagcaataagagtaaagggaactaaaagggaggggggtcaaaagaaggagggtaaggctgcaggaggagggggagaaaagtgaatactattgaggaggggaagggagacgggagagctaaaagcacaaatggtgggaaagaggttggagggaaatacacagattgtaatcataactgtgaatgtgaatggaatgaactctcccataaaacggagacggatagcagaatggattaaaagccataatccaacaatatgctgcttacaagaaacacatttgaaacggggggatacacataggataaaggtcaaaggatggagcagaatatattgtgcttcagctcatgtaagaaaggcaggagtagcaatcctaatctcagacaaagcaaaagcagaaatagatctaatcaaaagggataaggatggaaactatatcctgctaaaaggcaccatagaaaatgaagcaatatcattactaaacatgtatgctccaagtggtatagcatccagattcttagaggagaggttgggggagttgaaggaagaaattgatagcaaaactatactagtgggggacctcaacctccccctctctgaactcgataaatccaacctcaaaataaacaagaaagagtttaaggagataaataaaactctggataaggtagatacgatagatctttggagaaaattaaatgcgaatagaaaggaatatacttttttctcagcggtacatggaacatttacaaaaattgaccatgtactaggacataaaaatctcacaatccagtgcagaaaggtagagataatcaatgcatccttttcagatcataatgcattaaaaattacatgtaataaaaggccatggaaagagaaaccaaaaatcaattggaaactaaataatctaatgctaaagaagggttgggttaaagaagaaatcatagaaacaatcaacaatttcattcgagagaataacaatagtgagacaacataccaaaacttatgggatactgcaaaagcagttattaggggaagttttgtatctctgaatgcttacataaataaaatagagaaagaggagatcaatgacttaggcttgcagctgaaaaaagctagaaaaagaacaaattgaaaatccccaagtaaataccaaattagaaatactgaaaaccaaaggagagattaataaaattgaaataaagaaaactattgaattaataaataaaaccaatagttggttttatgaaaaaactaataaaattgataaacctttggtcaatcagattaaaaaaaagaaagaagaaaaccaaattactaatattaaaaatgaaagggtgaactcacctccaatgaggaggaaattaaaacaataattagaaactactttgcccaactttatgcccacaaattcgataatctaaatgagatggatgaatattttaaaaaatacaagttgcccagattaacagaagaggaagttgaatacttaaacaaccccatctcagaaaaagaaattgaacaagccatcaatgaactccctaggaaaaaatctccagggccagatggattcacaagtgaattctatcaaacatttaaagaacagttaattccaatactacataca from Notamacropus eugenii isolate mMacEug1 chromosome 1, mMacEug1.pri_v2, whole genome shotgun sequence includes these protein-coding regions:
- the LOC140517553 gene encoding ferritin heavy chain-like codes for the protein MTTSSPSQVRQNYHQDSEASINRQINLELYASYIYLSMSYYFDRDDVALKNFAKYFLHQSHEEREHAEKLMKLQNQCGSRIFLQDVKKPDRDDWESGLNAMECALHLEKNVSQWLLELHKLATDKNDPHLCDFIETQYLDEQVKSIKQLGDHVTNLRKMGAPDSGMAEYLFDKHTLGDSDNES